The following coding sequences lie in one Sphingobium sp. KCTC 72723 genomic window:
- a CDS encoding 2Fe-2S iron-sulfur cluster-binding protein codes for MTTGLHRIRIVGGGEFSCGEDERILLAMERCGSSDIGVGCRGGGCGICRVRVVGGDYTTGKMSVAKISETERAAGFALACRVFPVSDLLIEVG; via the coding sequence GTGACAACCGGGCTGCACCGGATCCGGATCGTCGGCGGCGGAGAGTTCAGCTGCGGTGAGGACGAGCGGATCTTGCTTGCCATGGAGCGATGCGGATCGAGCGATATCGGCGTTGGTTGCCGTGGCGGCGGGTGCGGAATTTGCAGGGTCAGGGTGGTCGGCGGAGATTACACGACCGGTAAGATGAGCGTGGCGAAGATTTCGGAGACCGAGCGTGCGGCGGGCTTTGCCCTAGCCTGCAGAGTGTTTCCGGTGAGCGACCTTTTGATCGAAGTTGGATGA
- the hcaB gene encoding 3-(cis-5,6-dihydroxycyclohexa-1,3-dien-1-yl)propanoate dehydrogenase, with protein sequence MSNRLDGQVALLTGGATGIGAAVVARYIEEGAKVGVLVKDDEQVELVRSRHGDSVVAVAGDVRSYADNARAVAETVAAFGKLDVFVGNVGIWDFMVPLEQQDPEQLGKVFDEIFDVNLKGYFLGARAAIPELRKVKGSIIFTASTSSYYTGGGGTLYVASKHAVLGLIKQLAWELAPEIRVNGVAPGGTRTPLSGTQTGGFAEMKMEQMPGLDEMISSMTPLGRIAEPADHAGLYALLASRRDSSYMTGTVLLSDGGSGIGNRPDG encoded by the coding sequence TTGTCTAACAGGCTTGATGGACAGGTGGCGCTACTTACCGGTGGCGCCACCGGGATCGGGGCGGCGGTGGTCGCGCGTTATATTGAGGAGGGCGCCAAGGTTGGCGTCCTGGTCAAGGACGATGAGCAGGTAGAACTCGTACGTTCGCGGCATGGGGACAGCGTGGTGGCCGTGGCGGGAGACGTGCGTTCCTATGCAGACAATGCCCGCGCCGTGGCGGAAACCGTGGCGGCTTTCGGCAAGCTCGATGTATTTGTCGGGAACGTTGGGATCTGGGATTTTATGGTCCCGCTCGAACAGCAGGATCCCGAGCAACTCGGCAAGGTCTTCGACGAAATCTTCGACGTCAACCTGAAGGGTTATTTTCTTGGTGCCCGCGCCGCCATCCCCGAACTCAGGAAGGTTAAGGGAAGCATCATTTTCACGGCCTCGACCTCGAGTTATTATACCGGAGGCGGCGGCACGCTATACGTCGCCTCTAAGCACGCAGTACTCGGGCTGATCAAGCAACTGGCCTGGGAACTGGCACCCGAAATCCGGGTTAACGGCGTTGCACCGGGAGGGACCCGGACCCCACTCAGCGGTACTCAGACGGGTGGCTTTGCAGAAATGAAGATGGAACAGATGCCCGGGCTTGACGAAATGATTTCCAGCATGACCCCGCTCGGGCGGATAGCCGAACCAGCCGACCATGCTGGTCTTTACGCGCTTTTGGCTTCGCGCCGGGACTCTTCGTACATGACTGGCACTGTGCTGCTCAGTGATGGCGGTAGCGGAATCGGCAATCGTCCTGATGGTTGA
- the istA gene encoding IS21 family transposase translates to MPRRKQARRTNVKDMRSILRLTYDQGLSVRTVSERLKLSKTTVSTYVLRAREVGLSSWPLPPGYDDDAALEQLLFRRVGRPPQDLSEPDWPVVAREIKRKGVTLTLLWQEYRAGHPNGYGYTWFCDRFAAFQKCTHASFRNRHEAGAVMQTDYAGHTVPLIDPSTGEIHQAQIFVAVLGASSLTFVMASLSQKLPDWIEGQVQALGYFGGVARAIVCDNLKAGVAKALWFEPTLNQTFAAMADHYDTTILPTRSRRPRDKGKVEGAVLIVERWILARLRNRRFFTLADLNAAIAVLLEDLNDRPMRHVGRSRRALFEEIERSALAPLPAARFEYAEWKRAKVHPDYHVEVDKTFYSVPHRLIGRQVDVRLTHRVVELFHDHQRVASHVRRSQRRGHVTVSEHMPKAHQRYANMTPASLIGKADQIGVNAAILVERLMRDRPHPEQGYRSAMGVLSLARRYERDRVEASCERALIINAVSYSSVAAILKSGLDRIRPATEPARPTPAHTNIRGRGYYQ, encoded by the coding sequence ATGCCAAGACGGAAGCAAGCGAGACGAACGAACGTGAAGGACATGCGATCGATTCTGCGCCTGACCTATGATCAGGGGCTATCAGTACGGACAGTGTCGGAGCGATTGAAGCTCAGCAAGACGACAGTATCGACCTATGTCCTGCGTGCACGCGAAGTGGGCCTTTCCAGCTGGCCACTGCCACCGGGATATGACGATGATGCGGCTCTTGAGCAGCTTCTCTTTCGCCGTGTCGGGCGGCCTCCGCAGGATCTGAGCGAGCCGGACTGGCCGGTGGTTGCGCGCGAGATCAAGCGCAAGGGTGTGACGCTGACGCTGCTTTGGCAAGAATATCGCGCCGGGCATCCCAATGGCTATGGCTATACCTGGTTCTGCGATCGCTTTGCGGCCTTCCAGAAGTGCACCCATGCAAGCTTCCGTAATCGGCATGAGGCGGGTGCTGTGATGCAGACCGATTATGCAGGTCATACAGTGCCGCTGATCGATCCATCGACCGGGGAAATACACCAGGCGCAGATCTTCGTGGCGGTTCTGGGGGCTTCGTCGCTGACGTTCGTGATGGCCAGCCTGAGTCAGAAGCTCCCCGACTGGATCGAAGGCCAGGTTCAAGCGCTGGGTTACTTCGGCGGGGTAGCCCGCGCCATTGTCTGCGACAATCTGAAAGCCGGGGTGGCGAAGGCGCTGTGGTTCGAGCCGACGCTCAACCAGACCTTTGCAGCGATGGCGGATCATTACGACACGACAATCTTGCCGACCCGCAGTCGTCGTCCACGCGACAAGGGCAAGGTCGAAGGGGCCGTGTTGATCGTCGAGCGCTGGATCCTTGCGCGACTGCGCAACCGGCGCTTCTTCACCCTTGCGGACCTGAATGCGGCGATCGCCGTGTTGCTCGAGGATCTGAATGATCGACCGATGCGCCATGTGGGGCGATCGCGCCGCGCGCTGTTCGAAGAGATCGAGCGGAGCGCCCTTGCGCCGCTCCCGGCAGCGCGGTTCGAATATGCCGAGTGGAAAAGGGCCAAGGTCCATCCCGATTATCATGTCGAGGTCGACAAGACCTTCTACTCGGTCCCGCACCGGCTGATCGGGCGGCAGGTCGATGTCCGGCTCACCCACAGGGTGGTCGAGTTGTTCCACGATCACCAGCGGGTGGCGAGCCATGTCCGGCGGTCCCAGCGCCGGGGCCATGTGACGGTGAGCGAGCATATGCCCAAGGCCCATCAGCGTTATGCCAACATGACGCCAGCCAGCCTGATCGGCAAAGCCGACCAGATCGGCGTCAACGCGGCGATCCTGGTCGAACGGCTGATGCGCGACCGGCCTCATCCTGAACAGGGCTATCGTTCGGCGATGGGCGTTCTGTCGCTGGCCCGGCGCTACGAGCGGGACCGGGTGGAAGCATCATGCGAACGCGCGCTGATCATCAACGCGGTCTCCTACTCTTCGGTCGCCGCGATCCTCAAATCCGGGCTCGACCGGATCAGGCCGGCGACCGAGCCGGCACGACCCACGCCTGCGCACACGAACATCCGTGGCCGGGGCTATTATCAATGA
- a CDS encoding IS256 family transposase produces the protein MTNDKMDLHALVGKTADGDFLRDMIGFAAQRLMELEVGDLTGAAYGDKDPERLAQRNGYRDRDWETRAGTVELRIPKLRKGTYFPGFLEPRRMAEKALTAVIQEAYIQGISTRSVDDLVKAMGMSGISKSQVSRLCVEIDERVKAFLDRPIEGDWPYLWMDATYIKVRRAGRIVSVAVIIAVGVNSDGRREVLGMTIGHSEAEVFWTEFLRSLARRGLRGVKLVISDSHEGIKASVAKVFSATWQRCRVHFMRNALAHAGKSGRRVVSAFIATAFAQETPEAAKAQWRSVADQLRSTVPKLAALMDNAEEDVLAYMTFPAQHRTKLHSNNPIERLNGEIKRRTDVVGIFPNEEAITRLVGAILLEQNDEWAVQRCRYMTLESVSGLSDNPIITLPAMAA, from the coding sequence ATGACCAATGACAAGATGGACCTGCACGCCCTGGTTGGGAAGACAGCCGACGGCGATTTTCTGCGCGATATGATCGGCTTTGCCGCGCAGCGGCTGATGGAGCTGGAAGTGGGCGACCTTACGGGCGCGGCCTATGGCGACAAGGATCCCGAGCGCCTCGCGCAGCGCAACGGCTATCGGGATCGGGACTGGGAGACGCGGGCAGGCACGGTCGAGCTGCGGATCCCCAAGCTGCGCAAGGGAACATATTTTCCAGGGTTTCTGGAGCCCCGCCGTATGGCAGAGAAGGCACTGACGGCCGTCATCCAGGAAGCTTATATCCAGGGGATCTCGACCCGCTCTGTGGACGATCTGGTCAAAGCCATGGGCATGAGTGGGATCTCAAAGAGCCAGGTCAGCCGACTGTGCGTGGAGATCGACGAGCGGGTGAAGGCCTTTCTCGATCGTCCGATCGAAGGCGACTGGCCCTATCTCTGGATGGACGCGACCTACATCAAAGTGCGGCGAGCCGGTCGCATTGTCTCTGTCGCGGTGATCATTGCCGTCGGCGTTAACAGCGATGGCCGGCGCGAAGTGCTCGGCATGACTATCGGTCATTCCGAAGCTGAGGTCTTCTGGACCGAATTTCTACGCAGTCTTGCCCGTCGGGGTCTGCGCGGCGTGAAGCTGGTGATCTCCGATTCCCACGAAGGCATAAAAGCTTCCGTCGCCAAAGTGTTCAGCGCCACCTGGCAGCGATGCCGGGTTCATTTTATGCGCAATGCGCTGGCCCATGCCGGCAAGAGCGGTCGCCGGGTCGTATCAGCATTCATCGCCACCGCCTTCGCACAGGAAACGCCCGAAGCCGCAAAGGCCCAGTGGCGCAGTGTCGCCGATCAACTACGTTCCACCGTACCCAAGCTGGCTGCTCTCATGGACAATGCCGAGGAAGATGTGCTGGCCTATATGACGTTCCCCGCCCAGCACCGTACCAAGCTGCATAGCAACAATCCAATCGAGCGCCTCAATGGCGAGATCAAACGGCGTACTGATGTCGTCGGCATCTTCCCCAACGAAGAGGCGATTACCCGTCTCGTCGGCGCTATCCTTCTGGAACAGAACGACGAATGGGCCGTCCAACGCTGCCGTTACATGACACTTGAGAGCGTCTCAGGTTTAAGCGATAATCCCATCATCACGTTGCCTGCCATGGCAGCATGA
- a CDS encoding SDR family oxidoreductase: MSDAFKAGFAGVMEQTLRDTPMLRFGEPDELAAAICFFASQEASYLTGQTLFVAGGGIG; encoded by the coding sequence ATGAGCGATGCGTTCAAGGCGGGTTTTGCAGGAGTGATGGAGCAGACCTTGCGCGACACCCCTATGCTCCGCTTCGGCGAACCCGATGAACTGGCCGCTGCAATTTGTTTTTTCGCCTCTCAGGAGGCCTCCTACCTCACCGGGCAGACACTCTTCGTCGCGGGCGGCGGGATCGGATAA
- a CDS encoding NAD(P)/FAD-dependent oxidoreductase, which produces MRSVAIVGANLAGGRAAEALRQVGFDGRITLIGEEPWRPYERPPLSKEFLWNPAEMSDNFFLQDENWYSDNRIDMLLSTRAEAIDLNAGGVRLSGGQLVAADKVLLATGGHARKLNLAGADCVNVHYLRTRDDAARMALDLRQGARVVIVGMGVIGAEVAASAIKLGCEVTAVEPLAGPMERALGKRFGQWLGEEHRKRGVKTHFNRGVTGFKFADGRVSAVEIDDGTVIPCDAVVVGVGIIPATSLAVDAGLTVNNGIVVDRRCQTSNKAIFAAGDVAEQDGFFGGRFRQETYQNASDQAQAAASAMLGHEVDYCKPMWYWSDQFDLNIQFCGQIPAQAEVVLRGDIESNAFVALFLSGNTIDGLLTVNRAPDMGIGKRLVERRTKASADRLADADVSLRELLMQSAR; this is translated from the coding sequence GTGCGTTCGGTAGCGATTGTAGGCGCCAATCTAGCGGGTGGGCGAGCGGCGGAAGCGCTGCGGCAAGTAGGGTTCGACGGTCGGATCACTCTGATCGGTGAAGAGCCCTGGAGGCCCTATGAGCGCCCGCCGCTGTCCAAGGAGTTCCTGTGGAATCCAGCCGAAATGTCGGACAACTTTTTCCTGCAGGATGAAAACTGGTACTCCGACAACCGGATCGACATGCTGCTCAGCACCCGTGCCGAAGCGATTGATTTGAATGCGGGCGGCGTGCGCCTCTCGGGTGGCCAATTGGTCGCTGCCGACAAGGTTCTGCTGGCGACTGGAGGGCACGCCCGCAAGCTCAATCTGGCCGGAGCCGATTGCGTCAACGTACATTATCTGCGCACCCGGGACGATGCCGCCAGGATGGCCCTCGACCTTCGTCAAGGCGCACGGGTGGTGATCGTTGGCATGGGCGTGATCGGAGCCGAAGTGGCTGCTAGCGCGATCAAGCTTGGCTGCGAAGTAACTGCGGTAGAACCGTTGGCGGGTCCGATGGAACGGGCACTGGGCAAACGTTTCGGTCAGTGGCTGGGCGAGGAGCACCGCAAGCGCGGGGTCAAGACCCATTTCAACCGGGGCGTAACGGGTTTCAAGTTCGCGGACGGCCGCGTATCCGCAGTCGAGATCGACGACGGCACCGTCATCCCTTGTGATGCCGTCGTCGTTGGGGTGGGGATCATTCCTGCCACCTCGCTCGCGGTCGATGCCGGGTTGACTGTAAACAATGGGATCGTCGTCGACCGTCGATGCCAGACCAGCAATAAGGCGATATTTGCCGCCGGTGACGTCGCCGAGCAGGACGGTTTTTTTGGCGGTCGCTTCCGGCAGGAAACCTATCAGAACGCTTCCGACCAGGCCCAAGCGGCGGCCTCGGCGATGCTTGGTCACGAAGTCGATTACTGCAAGCCCATGTGGTACTGGAGCGACCAGTTCGATTTGAACATCCAGTTCTGCGGGCAAATTCCGGCACAGGCCGAGGTCGTCCTTCGCGGCGATATCGAAAGCAACGCTTTCGTCGCTTTGTTTTTGTCCGGCAATACAATTGATGGCCTGCTGACTGTCAACCGCGCGCCCGATATGGGCATTGGCAAGCGGTTGGTCGAACGGAGGACGAAGGCGAGCGCCGACCGGCTTGCGGATGCAGACGTGTCTCTGCGCGAATTGCTTATGCAGTCTGCTCGATAG
- the istB gene encoding IS21-like element helper ATPase IstB has product MLNNPTLDQMHALGLAGMSAAWREMTAQGSGEDLAREEWLGLMLDREMAVRADRRLGNKLRSARLRFADACIEDIDFTAHRGMDRRAILSLAQGAWLKAHENLIITGQTGTGKTWLGCAFGRQAARLDHPVLYMRMPRLFDALALARLDGSFPRLADRLARVELLILDDWGTHSLSDQQRLDLLEIFEERYRRKSTLITAQLPVTAWHDMIGEPTIADAILDRIIHNAHRITLEGDSMRKQKPPQA; this is encoded by the coding sequence ATGTTGAACAATCCCACCCTTGATCAGATGCATGCGCTTGGCCTCGCCGGAATGTCCGCCGCGTGGCGCGAGATGACCGCACAAGGCAGCGGCGAGGATCTTGCCCGCGAGGAATGGCTCGGGTTGATGCTCGACCGCGAAATGGCGGTCCGTGCGGACCGGCGTCTAGGCAACAAGCTCAGGTCCGCGCGGTTGCGCTTTGCCGATGCCTGTATCGAGGACATCGACTTTACCGCGCACCGCGGGATGGACCGCCGCGCTATCCTGTCGCTCGCGCAAGGGGCGTGGCTCAAGGCTCATGAGAATCTCATCATTACCGGCCAGACCGGAACCGGAAAAACATGGTTGGGTTGCGCCTTTGGGCGGCAAGCTGCCCGGCTCGATCATCCGGTTCTCTATATGCGCATGCCGCGCCTGTTCGACGCGCTCGCTCTTGCACGCCTCGACGGCAGCTTCCCGCGTCTGGCAGACAGGCTGGCGCGGGTCGAACTGCTTATCCTCGATGACTGGGGCACCCACTCGCTGAGCGATCAGCAGCGGCTCGATCTGCTCGAAATCTTCGAGGAACGCTATCGGCGAAAATCCACGCTGATCACCGCCCAGCTCCCTGTGACCGCCTGGCACGACATGATCGGCGAACCCACCATCGCCGATGCCATACTCGACCGGATCATCCACAATGCCCACCGCATCACCCTCGAAGGGGACAGCATGCGCAAGCAAAAACCACCTCAGGCTTGA
- a CDS encoding IS110 family transposase — protein MSADPISQLAAIRVDLGAIFVSLELSKSTWLVTSLSPSTEKMSRHSVPGGDMPALLACLDALRDKAEAREGQRYPVIAIQEAGLDGFWIHRALASEDWVTSHVVDAASIAVSRRHRRAKTDRIDGETLVRTLMAWMRGEPRVCSMVRVPTVEEEDRRRIGRERKTLVKERTLHTNRIKGLLFSVGIRGYEPNRRDRRERLEELRTVDGKPLPLHLKAQLNRELDRLELLCEQIKCVEAERDDMAETSPQAMLAMLKGIGPEFANVLASEGLFRHFDNRRQIAAYAGLAPSPWRSGSIDREQGVSKSGNPRLRTTMVQAAWLWLRYQPDSALSRWFQERVSRNGGRGKKVAIIALARKLLVAFWKYAMSGVVIEGAVMTKA, from the coding sequence ATGTCAGCAGACCCCATCTCGCAGCTTGCCGCCATCCGAGTTGATCTTGGCGCAATTTTCGTTTCGCTGGAACTGTCGAAATCGACCTGGCTGGTGACCTCGCTGTCGCCGAGCACCGAGAAGATGTCCCGTCACTCCGTGCCAGGCGGCGATATGCCAGCGCTGCTCGCATGTTTGGATGCCTTGCGCGACAAGGCAGAAGCCCGCGAGGGCCAGCGCTACCCGGTGATCGCTATTCAGGAAGCGGGGCTCGATGGCTTTTGGATTCATCGCGCCCTGGCGTCGGAGGATTGGGTCACCAGCCATGTAGTCGACGCCGCTTCGATTGCGGTCTCGCGCCGGCACCGGCGGGCAAAGACCGACAGGATCGACGGCGAGACGCTGGTTCGTACCCTGATGGCCTGGATGCGCGGTGAGCCGAGGGTGTGCTCGATGGTTCGTGTGCCAACAGTCGAGGAAGAGGACCGTCGGCGGATCGGACGAGAACGCAAGACGCTGGTCAAGGAACGCACGCTTCACACGAACCGGATCAAAGGCCTGCTCTTCAGTGTCGGCATTCGGGGTTATGAGCCGAACCGACGGGATCGGCGTGAACGCCTGGAAGAACTGCGGACGGTCGACGGCAAACCCTTGCCCTTGCATCTCAAGGCGCAGCTCAATCGTGAGCTCGACCGTCTCGAGTTGCTCTGCGAACAGATCAAATGCGTTGAGGCCGAGCGTGACGACATGGCCGAGACTTCGCCACAGGCGATGCTCGCAATGCTCAAGGGCATAGGCCCAGAGTTTGCGAATGTCCTCGCCAGCGAAGGGCTGTTCCGGCATTTCGACAACCGGCGCCAGATCGCAGCTTATGCCGGCCTTGCTCCCTCGCCATGGCGCAGCGGCTCGATCGATCGCGAGCAGGGCGTCTCGAAGTCTGGCAATCCACGCTTGCGCACGACGATGGTTCAAGCCGCATGGCTGTGGCTGCGCTATCAGCCGGACTCGGCTTTGTCCCGCTGGTTCCAGGAACGCGTCAGCCGCAACGGCGGACGCGGCAAGAAGGTCGCCATCATCGCACTGGCACGCAAGCTGCTCGTGGCCTTCTGGAAGTACGCCATGAGCGGTGTCGTGATCGAGGGCGCCGTCATGACGAAGGCCTGA
- a CDS encoding SDR family NAD(P)-dependent oxidoreductase: MTSAKPFDNQIAVVTAGAQGIGLAPARRMAEEGAIVIIADRAADATQATVDRLRDNGCDVHAAIFDLEKCEGATELYRTVADQFGQIDVAVHNVCGTIWAKPYWDSTPDEICAEINRSVWPTLWCRHAVLPYMLAAGRGSVVNIGSVATRGVNKTPYPAAKDGVAALTAALSLNWKPAVSELAVCDLTVAYPGCRK; this comes from the coding sequence ATGACTTCTGCCAAGCCGTTCGACAACCAGATCGCGGTTGTGACCGCTGGCGCTCAAGGCATCGGGCTAGCCCCAGCCAGGCGTATGGCTGAGGAAGGCGCCATCGTGATCATTGCCGACCGAGCGGCTGACGCTACGCAGGCTACGGTCGATCGCCTGCGGGACAATGGCTGCGATGTTCATGCCGCCATCTTCGACCTCGAGAAATGCGAGGGAGCGACCGAACTGTACCGGACGGTTGCAGATCAATTCGGCCAAATCGACGTGGCGGTCCACAATGTCTGTGGTACGATCTGGGCTAAGCCCTATTGGGATTCTACCCCCGACGAGATTTGTGCCGAAATCAACCGCTCGGTGTGGCCGACACTTTGGTGCCGCCATGCGGTGTTGCCGTACATGCTCGCGGCCGGGCGCGGTTCAGTCGTAAATATCGGTTCAGTGGCCACGCGCGGCGTGAACAAGACTCCCTATCCCGCCGCCAAGGACGGAGTCGCTGCTTTGACCGCCGCTTTGTCGCTGAACTGGAAACCAGCGGTGTCCGAATTAGCGGTTTGTGATCTGACGGTAGCGTATCCGGGATGTCGCAAGTAG
- a CDS encoding Tn3 family transposase, producing MATNRREDQELSVLALHLLQNCLVYVNTRMLQRVLDAPSTATKIWASRISPVSRSTTIPIFPRHNRRTASPQVYGSAAG from the coding sequence ATCGCCACCAACCGCCGGGAGGATCAGGAGTTGTCAGTGCTGGCGCTCCATTTGCTGCAGAATTGCCTGGTCTATGTGAACACGCGGATGCTGCAGCGGGTCCTGGATGCACCGAGCACTGCCACGAAGATATGGGCATCACGGATCTCGCCAGTCAGCCGGTCGACCACGATCCCGATCTTTCCCCGGCATAATCGACGAACAGCTTCTCCCCAGGTGTATGGTTCTGCCGCAGGATAG
- a CDS encoding aldehyde dehydrogenase family protein — MATQLKSGTNEYGIKSEYGHFIGGEWISSDSGKTIDLINPATGAVLTKIQAGNAKDIQRAVAAAKAAFPKWADSSAAERQEILIEVARRLKARHQHYATLETLNNGKPIRESMHFDMPQAIGQFELFAGAAYGLHGQTMDYPDAVGIVHREPLGVCAQIIPWNVPMLMMACKIAPALASGNTVVLKPAETVCLSVIEFFVEMADLLPPGVINVVTGYGADVGEALVTHEDVRKVAFTGSVGTARRIMQYASTNIIPQTLELGGKSAHIVCADADIDAAVESATMSTVLNKGEVCLAGSRLFLHESIQDEFLAKFKVALEGIRQGDPLDFATQLGAQASQMQMDKVVSYLELATEEGANVLTGGSRNDKLADGNFIRPTVFTNVNNSMRIAREEIFGPVTSVISWKDEDDMMKVANDTNYGLAGGIWTRDIARAHRMARKLETGTVWINRYYNLKANMPLGGYKQSGFGREFSHEVLNHYTQTKSVVVNLQEGRTGMFDH; from the coding sequence ATGGCTACACAGTTGAAAAGTGGTACTAACGAGTACGGAATTAAGAGTGAATACGGTCACTTTATCGGCGGCGAGTGGATTTCCAGTGATAGCGGAAAGACGATCGACCTGATTAACCCTGCCACCGGGGCGGTGCTGACCAAAATCCAGGCTGGCAATGCCAAGGATATCCAGCGCGCAGTGGCCGCCGCGAAGGCTGCTTTCCCGAAGTGGGCGGATAGTTCGGCCGCCGAACGCCAGGAAATTTTGATCGAGGTCGCGCGCCGACTCAAGGCACGGCATCAGCATTACGCGACGCTCGAAACGTTGAACAACGGCAAACCGATCCGCGAATCGATGCATTTCGACATGCCCCAGGCAATCGGCCAGTTCGAATTGTTCGCGGGCGCTGCGTACGGCCTCCATGGCCAGACCATGGATTATCCCGATGCCGTCGGCATCGTTCATCGCGAGCCGTTGGGGGTCTGCGCGCAGATTATCCCGTGGAACGTTCCGATGCTGATGATGGCCTGCAAGATCGCGCCCGCGCTCGCTTCGGGTAACACGGTTGTGCTTAAACCCGCCGAGACGGTCTGCCTTTCGGTGATCGAATTCTTCGTGGAAATGGCCGATCTTCTGCCCCCCGGCGTGATCAACGTGGTCACCGGCTATGGTGCCGACGTCGGAGAGGCGCTTGTGACTCATGAGGACGTCCGCAAGGTCGCCTTCACCGGTTCGGTGGGGACAGCCCGTCGGATCATGCAGTATGCATCCACCAATATCATCCCGCAGACGCTGGAACTGGGCGGCAAGTCCGCGCACATCGTCTGCGCCGATGCCGATATCGATGCCGCGGTCGAAAGCGCCACGATGTCGACCGTGCTCAACAAGGGCGAGGTTTGCCTGGCCGGATCGCGACTGTTCCTGCACGAGTCGATCCAGGATGAATTCCTCGCCAAGTTCAAGGTCGCACTCGAAGGCATTCGCCAGGGCGACCCGCTCGACTTCGCCACACAGCTCGGCGCGCAGGCGTCCCAGATGCAGATGGACAAGGTCGTAAGCTACCTCGAACTGGCGACGGAAGAAGGCGCCAACGTTCTGACCGGCGGCAGCCGCAACGACAAGCTTGCCGATGGGAACTTCATCAGGCCGACGGTCTTTACCAACGTCAACAACTCGATGCGTATTGCGCGTGAAGAGATCTTCGGCCCCGTTACCAGCGTGATTAGCTGGAAGGACGAAGACGACATGATGAAGGTGGCGAACGATACCAATTACGGCCTAGCCGGTGGTATCTGGACCCGCGACATTGCGCGCGCGCACCGCATGGCACGCAAGCTCGAAACCGGCACGGTGTGGATCAACCGCTACTACAATCTGAAGGCCAACATGCCACTCGGCGGCTACAAGCAGAGCGGGTTCGGTCGTGAGTTCAGCCATGAAGTGCTCAACCACTACACCCAGACCAAGTCGGTCGTGGTGAACTTGCAAGAAGGTCGCACCGGGATGTTCGATCATTAA
- a CDS encoding transposase — MWRIPQEIPKATAPNTTTLATAEFTTLRVRLLQVAARVIKNASRIRVAFASACPDAALFRSIALALRPTPA, encoded by the coding sequence ATGTGGCGCATCCCGCAGGAAATCCCCAAGGCCACCGCGCCCAATACCACCACTCTGGCCACCGCCGAGTTCACGACGCTGCGCGTGCGGCTGCTCCAGGTCGCCGCCCGCGTCATCAAGAATGCCTCACGCATCCGGGTTGCGTTCGCATCCGCCTGCCCCGACGCCGCCCTCTTCCGGTCTATCGCCCTCGCGCTCAGGCCCACTCCGGCATAG